A part of Helicobacter fennelliae genomic DNA contains:
- a CDS encoding DUF3240 family protein has protein sequence MCLLQIYIDSKLKDHIVDALLERSLNNFYYTDCNKYAAIDLLLSEREQVSGRKEYGSLCLFVEYDVAIELSEFFHQIYGKEDVNCFVFRGIERL, from the coding sequence ATGTGTTTATTGCAAATTTATATCGATAGCAAGCTCAAAGATCACATTGTAGATGCGCTTTTGGAGCGGAGCTTAAATAATTTTTATTACACAGACTGCAACAAATACGCAGCCATTGATTTACTTTTGAGTGAGCGAGAGCAGGTGAGCGGACGCAAAGAATACGGAAGCCTTTGCCTTTTTGTCGAATACGATGTCGCGATTGAGTTAAGCGAGTTTTTTCATCAAATCTATGGCAAAGAAGATGTGAATTGCTTTGTATTTCGAGGCATAGAACGACTTTAA
- a CDS encoding efflux RND transporter permease subunit, with amino-acid sequence MLARIIEFSLLRRIIIVILALGLLGFGGYSFLSIPIDAFPDVSSTQVRLTIKAPGMSPEEVENRVVRPLELELQGLPNQKILRSNSKYALADIVLDFDDSVNIYLARQMTSERLTDALANLPEGVEVGLAPIVTPLSDMFMFTIDGDLPNIEKRQLLDFVIRPAVRTIKGVADVNSLGGFSKAFVVIPDFNTMAQLGVTITKLEEALSASLKNDGAGRVDRDGESYLVKIQNAALTPKEIEAITLQTNAGFVRIADFADVSTSYLTRLGFVTKDGVGETTEGMVLSLKGANSKETIVKIKEKFEELKPLLPEGVSLNIFYDRSDLTQKAVDNVTKVLIEAIVLIVVLLFLFLGDLRAAIAVSVILPLALSVAFICMSLNGMTANLMSLGGLAIAIGILVDSAVVVVENAFERLSSNTTTTKLHAMYRACKEISVSIVSGIIIIIIFFIPILTLEGLEGKMFAPLGKSIVFALLGSLVLSITVVPVVASLVLKTKEHKETFLTRFFYRIYTPALQFCLNHSKLVISCAVVFLVFALSLFSFVGKAFMPTLDEGDVVLTIETTPSVSLAQSREILLKIEKQILDSVPEVKTIVTRTGSDELGLDLSGLNQTDAFISFHPKEQWQVKTKEELIAKISNSLNDFVGINFIFTQPIDMRISEMLTGVRGDLAIKIFGDDIFTLNELSNQIKTIIEGVRGATEVFTTLNKGVNYLYITPEKHTMSNVGISVDEFSKFMKSSLEGVIVSYIPMGVARIPVMIRQDPEISTDITKLEALEMFSSRGYVVPISSIAEIKEVDGPVTIVRENNRRMNVVRSNVKHRDLGGFVEEVKSKISQQVKLPPNYFITYGGQFENQQRANARFAVVIPISIVVIFFILYFTFKSIPLALLILLNIPFAVTGGLISLFLSGEYISVPASIGFITLFGIAVLNGVVMIGYFKELIKQGKSIDEAVVMGAKRRLRPILMTAFIAAFGLIPMLLSHGVGSEVQKPLAIVVLGGLVTSSLLTLLLLPVMFRIIAKKISI; translated from the coding sequence ATGCTTGCTCGAATTATTGAGTTTTCTTTATTACGTAGAATCATTATTGTTATTTTAGCACTTGGGCTGCTTGGATTTGGTGGGTATAGTTTTTTAAGCATACCTATTGATGCATTTCCTGATGTCTCTTCCACACAAGTGCGCCTAACGATAAAAGCTCCGGGTATGTCTCCTGAAGAAGTAGAAAATCGCGTTGTGCGTCCATTAGAGCTTGAGCTTCAAGGACTACCAAATCAAAAAATCCTCCGCTCAAACTCCAAATATGCCTTAGCTGATATTGTGCTTGATTTTGATGATAGCGTCAATATCTATCTTGCACGGCAAATGACAAGCGAGCGACTCACTGATGCACTAGCAAATCTTCCTGAAGGCGTTGAAGTCGGACTTGCACCGATTGTTACGCCACTTTCTGATATGTTTATGTTTACTATTGATGGAGATTTACCAAATATCGAGAAGCGACAGCTTTTGGATTTTGTGATACGTCCGGCTGTAAGGACGATTAAAGGTGTAGCTGATGTTAATAGCCTTGGTGGATTCTCAAAAGCCTTTGTGGTGATTCCAGATTTTAATACTATGGCGCAACTTGGCGTTACGATCACAAAGCTTGAAGAAGCCCTTAGTGCGAGCCTCAAAAATGATGGCGCAGGGAGGGTTGATAGAGATGGCGAGAGCTATTTAGTCAAAATCCAAAATGCAGCCCTCACACCAAAAGAAATCGAGGCGATTACTTTGCAGACAAATGCCGGATTTGTCCGAATCGCGGACTTTGCTGATGTCAGCACAAGCTATTTGACAAGGCTAGGGTTTGTAACCAAAGATGGAGTTGGCGAAACGACTGAAGGAATGGTGCTTTCACTCAAAGGCGCAAACTCAAAAGAAACCATTGTCAAAATCAAAGAAAAATTTGAAGAGCTTAAGCCACTTTTGCCTGAAGGTGTGAGTTTAAATATCTTTTATGACAGATCGGATTTAACTCAAAAAGCCGTGGATAATGTTACAAAAGTGCTTATTGAAGCCATTGTGCTTATTGTTGTGTTGTTGTTTTTGTTTTTGGGAGATTTGCGCGCAGCCATAGCTGTGAGCGTGATATTGCCACTTGCACTCTCTGTGGCATTTATCTGCATGAGTCTTAATGGAATGACAGCAAATCTGATGAGCTTAGGAGGGTTAGCCATAGCGATTGGGATTCTTGTAGATTCTGCTGTGGTTGTCGTAGAAAACGCATTTGAGCGTCTTAGCTCAAATACAACCACCACAAAGCTACACGCAATGTATCGCGCGTGCAAGGAGATTTCAGTATCAATTGTGAGCGGGATTATCATCATTATCATATTTTTTATTCCTATCCTTACGCTTGAGGGCTTAGAAGGAAAAATGTTTGCACCATTAGGCAAAAGCATTGTGTTTGCATTGCTTGGATCATTGGTGCTCTCAATCACTGTTGTGCCGGTTGTTGCTTCATTGGTGCTTAAGACAAAAGAGCACAAAGAGACTTTTTTGACACGATTTTTTTACAGAATCTACACGCCAGCCCTGCAATTTTGCCTTAATCATAGCAAGCTTGTAATCAGCTGTGCAGTTGTGTTTTTGGTTTTTGCGTTGTCGTTGTTTTCATTTGTGGGTAAAGCCTTTATGCCAACTCTTGATGAAGGTGATGTGGTTTTGACAATCGAGACAACTCCATCAGTTTCACTCGCGCAATCACGAGAGATTCTGCTTAAAATCGAAAAACAAATCCTTGATTCAGTTCCAGAAGTCAAAACCATTGTCACAAGGACAGGTTCTGATGAGTTGGGATTAGACTTATCAGGGCTTAATCAAACCGATGCGTTTATATCATTCCACCCAAAAGAGCAGTGGCAAGTCAAGACAAAAGAAGAGCTGATTGCTAAAATCTCAAATTCACTTAATGATTTTGTAGGGATAAATTTTATTTTCACACAGCCCATTGATATGAGGATTTCAGAAATGCTAACCGGTGTGCGCGGGGATTTGGCGATCAAAATCTTTGGCGATGATATTTTTACGCTCAATGAATTAAGCAATCAAATCAAAACAATCATTGAAGGCGTGCGTGGCGCGACAGAAGTTTTTACAACGCTCAATAAAGGTGTAAATTATCTTTATATCACGCCGGAGAAGCACACGATGTCAAATGTCGGAATCTCTGTTGATGAATTTTCAAAATTTATGAAATCCTCTCTTGAGGGCGTGATTGTCTCATACATTCCTATGGGTGTGGCAAGGATTCCGGTAATGATCCGTCAAGATCCAGAGATTTCGACTGATATTACCAAGCTTGAAGCCCTTGAGATGTTTTCTTCGCGCGGGTATGTTGTGCCTATCAGCTCGATTGCAGAGATCAAAGAAGTTGATGGACCAGTTACGATTGTGCGTGAAAATAATCGAAGAATGAACGTTGTGCGAAGCAATGTCAAGCATAGGGATTTGGGAGGCTTTGTTGAAGAAGTGAAGTCCAAAATCTCTCAGCAAGTCAAACTTCCGCCAAATTATTTTATTACTTATGGTGGGCAGTTTGAGAATCAGCAGCGGGCAAATGCGCGATTTGCGGTTGTGATTCCGATTAGTATCGTTGTGATATTTTTTATTTTATATTTTACTTTTAAGAGCATTCCTCTAGCACTACTTATTTTGCTTAATATTCCATTTGCTGTTACAGGCGGGCTTATATCGCTATTTTTATCCGGCGAATACATCTCCGTGCCAGCGAGCATTGGGTTTATTACATTATTTGGTATTGCAGTGCTTAATGGCGTGGTGATGATTGGGTATTTCAAAGAGCTTATTAAGCAAGGCAAAAGCATAGATGAAGCCGTTGTTATGGGTGCGAAGCGACGATTGCGCCCGATTTTGATGACTGCATTTATCGCAGCATTTGGGCTTATACCAATGCTCCTCTCTCATGGCGTAGGAAGCGAAGTGCAAAAACCATTAGCAATCGTTGTGCTTGGTGGGCTTGTAACCTCAAGCTTGCTGACATTGCTTCTTTTGCCAGTTATGTTTAGAATCATTGCCAAAAAAATCTCTATTTAG
- a CDS encoding efflux RND transporter periplasmic adaptor subunit has translation MKKFIIVSVMGFSLAFGYNEIKISQAQIQGLGIKNIPIQNPAIIRGVPFNALIDFDDKDSTTQSSTFDVIVVAIYKREGESIKAGTEVCEISSNELNALYYELQNTINKYRVAEEIARKDKELFEAGVISQREYQVSYLASNELYLKLSQLKSTFRLFGIDPDNPTGKYGFRVIAKDNGILSVAPKKTGEKIPAFTPYVRISKNNNLLARIRIPLSISEYVLPGSKVYSEKGQYIGDITTVSVVIDRTNNSITATADLKGSDEGTFRVGEIVDIYIKGEQPKGTFAVPSDAVIKNEKDDLIFIKTKNGYLPKVVRVIEKRSKSFVIDSQGLKGNEQIASGALIPLKGLVNNIGVR, from the coding sequence ATGAAAAAGTTTATTATAGTCTCTGTAATGGGATTTAGTTTAGCATTTGGATACAACGAAATAAAAATCAGCCAAGCTCAAATTCAAGGCTTAGGAATCAAAAACATTCCAATCCAAAATCCTGCCATTATACGCGGTGTTCCATTTAATGCACTGATTGATTTTGATGATAAAGATTCTACCACGCAAAGCTCGACATTTGATGTGATTGTGGTGGCGATATACAAAAGAGAGGGAGAATCCATAAAAGCAGGGACAGAAGTTTGTGAGATCAGCTCAAATGAGCTAAACGCGCTGTATTATGAGCTTCAAAATACGATTAATAAATATCGTGTCGCTGAAGAAATAGCGCGTAAAGACAAAGAATTGTTTGAAGCAGGTGTGATCTCTCAGCGAGAATATCAAGTCAGCTATCTTGCAAGTAATGAGCTTTATCTTAAGCTCTCACAGCTCAAAAGCACTTTTCGACTCTTTGGGATCGATCCTGACAATCCCACAGGAAAATATGGCTTCAGAGTAATTGCTAAAGATAATGGAATCTTATCAGTCGCACCAAAAAAGACAGGCGAGAAGATTCCAGCTTTTACGCCTTATGTCAGAATCTCCAAAAACAACAATCTCCTAGCGCGCATTCGGATTCCGCTTTCAATCTCAGAATATGTGCTTCCGGGCTCAAAAGTGTATAGCGAAAAAGGGCAATACATCGGCGATATTACAACCGTCTCTGTTGTCATTGATAGGACAAATAACTCTATCACTGCCACAGCCGATCTCAAAGGATCAGATGAGGGGACTTTTAGGGTTGGGGAAATTGTTGATATATATATCAAAGGCGAGCAGCCAAAAGGCACATTTGCTGTGCCATCAGATGCGGTGATTAAAAACGAAAAAGATGATTTAATCTTCATCAAAACAAAAAATGGCTATTTGCCAAAAGTTGTCAGAGTGATAGAAAAACGAAGTAAGTCGTTTGTGATCGATTCACAAGGGCTTAAGGGAAATGAGCAAATCGCATCAGGCGCACTCATACCCCTTAAAGGACTTGTCAATAATATAGGAGTGAGATAA
- a CDS encoding TolC family protein — MKILFLICLCSGALLAQTISKEAFFEAIEKNSISLVKNKAQFQSLLEDQKAMNSWNSPYAEIEGGMTKNPLGRQELETTTLFMVNPKLPWVQTLLHKSLKLQGEQYQKTYTLYKNLAFISAKQTYLTYVITKEKYKIYSQRELNFLSQLKIAKAKLNAGGMSQKDYISFNNSYLDAKLLKKQAQTQLLDLQKVLHQLLGIQNTHAIQDIEDVIEPVRDIEINGLGFGYIQISMDFVYNALNDSAYMQILDLQAKTYQNSAKLANRDRFDSFELGAGIISSESSNGAAFRFSIPLPITPKNTHLKRKYLALQSGALREGEITKTNLYISADSYWDQLQSKKHYIELQKENIENKKSLVEMGKIAYEAQKISLFEYLAYQNSYMDSLITLADAKLEYVTIQSMLEETLGIMLGEQE; from the coding sequence ATGAAGATTCTGTTTTTAATCTGTTTATGTAGCGGGGCTTTGCTAGCACAGACAATCAGCAAAGAAGCGTTTTTTGAAGCGATTGAAAAAAATTCAATCAGTCTTGTCAAAAACAAAGCCCAATTTCAAAGCCTTTTAGAAGATCAAAAAGCCATGAATTCGTGGAATAGCCCATACGCTGAAATCGAGGGCGGAATGACAAAAAATCCTCTAGGCAGGCAAGAGCTTGAGACGACAACGCTTTTTATGGTTAATCCAAAGCTTCCATGGGTGCAGACACTTCTCCACAAAAGCCTAAAGCTTCAAGGCGAGCAGTATCAAAAAACATATACCCTCTACAAAAACCTAGCCTTTATCTCGGCAAAGCAAACCTATCTCACCTATGTCATCACCAAAGAAAAATACAAAATCTACTCACAAAGAGAGCTAAATTTCCTCTCACAGCTCAAAATCGCCAAAGCCAAACTCAATGCCGGCGGAATGTCGCAAAAAGACTATATCAGCTTTAATAACTCATATTTAGATGCAAAACTCTTAAAAAAGCAAGCCCAAACGCAACTCTTAGATTTGCAAAAAGTCTTGCATCAGCTTTTGGGAATCCAAAACACGCACGCAATCCAAGACATCGAAGATGTGATTGAGCCTGTGCGCGATATTGAAATCAATGGGCTTGGCTTTGGCTATATCCAAATCAGTATGGATTTTGTGTATAATGCGCTCAACGATTCAGCTTATATGCAAATCCTTGATTTACAAGCCAAAACTTACCAAAATAGTGCAAAACTTGCAAATCGCGATCGTTTTGATAGCTTTGAGCTAGGTGCTGGGATTATTAGTTCTGAAAGCTCAAATGGAGCGGCATTTAGATTCTCGATTCCGCTTCCTATAACGCCTAAAAATACACATCTCAAAAGAAAATATCTTGCATTACAAAGTGGGGCATTACGAGAGGGGGAAATCACAAAAACAAATCTCTACATTAGTGCGGATTCGTATTGGGATCAGCTTCAGAGCAAAAAGCATTATATTGAACTCCAAAAAGAAAATATAGAAAACAAAAAAAGCCTCGTAGAAATGGGGAAAATCGCTTATGAAGCGCAAAAAATAAGCCTCTTTGAATATCTTGCGTATCAAAACTCATATATGGATAGTTTGATAACGCTTGCAGACGCAAAGCTTGAATATGTAACCATTCAATCAATGTTAGAAGAAACTTTAGGAATAATGTTAGGAGAGCAAGAATGA
- the glyS gene encoding glycine--tRNA ligase subunit beta has product MKTELLIEILTEELPAIPFLKEWKNIPTKWKQALQKQHIDAECEIYFTPRRICIFARDFPLQTQDIVSEFFGPPLQIGYIDGDRLKGLSQAGIGFLKKANITKEHLTTITKDNKEVLYAKRILSGVPSKQIIVEVVVEFLDSLQFGKSMRWGSNQKSFIRPIRNILILLDKTHITTKAFGQQGYAATLLHRDFGGEWVQISSLDCYLKSLQNGGIILDYEQRKSLILSQIQHIEQQHHIKVEIDQNLLDEIGAITEYPTALLGHFDKQFLSLPKEVIITSMKENQRYFGVYQKHHKNDSQNNCQNDCLYNGFIVVANSTTKDFSQIISGNERVLKARLSDAMFFYQNDIKTPLQSAPLAKIAFVDELGSMLDKVRREQAIGAYLAQKYNQNLDFITKALEFAKSDLLSEMVGEFPELQGIMGYYYMLAQHNDAPLALAIKEQYLPNSEHSALPSNVANAIVAMSIKLDNLLSLFSIGKIPNGSKDPFALRRAANGLLKIILEFNLEFDLDSDLQILTQGAPNTPNTPNQNLNGAKNSASVYKAFDIDLLRSFLLERLESILKLNALLFRSVAKSDTKEILRLCSNAKALELLLDRSDREQLISVFKRVANITKDMSKDTDISIDEKLLSAPQEKFLYEALKGIWALDSLDSLDSTSFLERLFELRLPLEAFFEYVMVNDENLNIRKNRKALIFAIYLEFKKIGDLKELAI; this is encoded by the coding sequence TTGAAAACAGAATTATTGATTGAGATTTTGACCGAAGAATTGCCCGCGATTCCATTTCTCAAAGAATGGAAAAATATCCCTACCAAATGGAAGCAAGCATTGCAAAAACAGCACATAGACGCGGAATGCGAGATTTATTTTACCCCTCGCAGAATCTGCATTTTTGCAAGAGATTTTCCATTACAAACGCAAGATATTGTGAGTGAATTTTTTGGACCGCCATTGCAGATTGGCTATATTGATGGCGATCGCCTAAAGGGCTTATCTCAAGCTGGTATTGGGTTTTTAAAAAAGGCAAATATCACAAAAGAGCATCTCACCACAATTACAAAAGACAATAAAGAGGTGCTTTATGCCAAACGCATTCTCTCTGGCGTGCCAAGCAAGCAAATTATCGTAGAAGTGGTGGTAGAGTTTTTGGATTCTTTGCAGTTCGGTAAATCTATGCGCTGGGGAAGCAATCAAAAATCTTTCATTCGTCCTATTCGCAATATTTTGATCTTGCTTGATAAGACACACATCACGACTAAAGCATTTGGACAGCAAGGATATGCAGCGACACTTTTGCATAGGGATTTTGGTGGAGAGTGGGTGCAGATTTCAAGCCTTGATTGCTACCTAAAATCGCTACAAAATGGCGGGATTATTCTTGATTATGAGCAGCGCAAAAGTTTGATTCTCTCACAAATTCAGCACATAGAGCAACAGCATCACATCAAAGTTGAAATCGATCAGAATCTACTTGATGAAATCGGCGCGATTACAGAATACCCAACCGCGCTTTTAGGGCATTTTGATAAACAATTTCTCTCTCTGCCAAAAGAAGTTATCATTACTTCGATGAAAGAAAATCAGCGGTATTTTGGCGTATATCAAAAACATCACAAAAACGACTCTCAAAATAATTGCCAAAATGATTGTTTATATAATGGATTTATAGTCGTTGCAAACTCGACGACAAAGGATTTTAGCCAAATCATAAGTGGCAATGAGCGCGTGCTTAAAGCGCGCTTAAGTGATGCGATGTTTTTTTATCAAAATGATATAAAAACCCCACTACAAAGCGCACCTTTGGCAAAAATCGCATTTGTTGATGAGCTTGGAAGTATGCTTGATAAAGTCAGAAGAGAGCAGGCTATTGGTGCATATCTTGCTCAAAAATACAACCAGAATCTAGATTTTATCACCAAAGCACTTGAATTTGCAAAAAGTGATTTATTAAGTGAAATGGTCGGAGAGTTTCCGGAGTTGCAGGGCATTATGGGGTATTATTATATGCTCGCACAGCATAATGACGCGCCATTGGCACTTGCCATAAAAGAGCAGTATTTGCCAAATAGCGAGCATTCTGCCTTACCTAGTAATGTCGCTAATGCCATTGTTGCGATGAGTATAAAGCTTGATAATTTGCTCTCACTCTTTAGCATAGGCAAGATTCCAAATGGCTCAAAAGATCCATTTGCGTTGCGTAGAGCGGCAAATGGATTGCTTAAAATTATTTTAGAATTTAATTTAGAATTTGATTTGGATTCTGATTTGCAGATTCTCACACAAGGCGCGCCAAACACCCCAAATACACCAAACCAGAATCTAAATGGCGCAAAAAATAGCGCAAGCGTTTATAAGGCATTTGATATAGATCTTTTGCGCTCATTTTTGCTTGAACGATTAGAATCTATCCTTAAGCTTAATGCACTACTCTTTAGAAGTGTAGCCAAAAGCGATACAAAAGAGATTCTGCGTTTGTGCTCTAATGCTAAGGCTTTGGAGTTACTTTTAGATAGAAGCGATAGAGAGCAGCTTATTAGTGTGTTTAAACGAGTTGCCAATATCACAAAAGATATGAGTAAAGACACTGATATAAGCATTGATGAGAAGTTATTATCTGCGCCACAAGAGAAGTTTTTGTATGAAGCGCTAAAGGGCATTTGGGCTTTGGATTCACTAGATTCATTAGATTCTACAAGTTTTTTGGAGCGACTTTTTGAGTTGCGATTGCCATTAGAGGCGTTTTTTGAGTATGTTATGGTGAATGATGAGAATCTAAATATTCGCAAAAACCGCAAAGCTCTTATTTTTGCGATTTATTTGGAGTTCAAAAAAATCGGCGATCTCAAGGAGCTTGCGATATAA
- the alaS gene encoding alanine--tRNA ligase, giving the protein MNPQTLDVRATYLDYFHKNGHKIYPSMPLVPDDASLLFTNAGMVQFKDIFTGKIPTPTPPRATSSQLSMRAGGKHNDLENVGYTARHHTLFEMLGNFSFGDYFKKEAIAFAWEFVTQILGFDKSVLYVTIHESDDEAFELWSAHIEASRIKRMGDKDNFWQMGDSGPCGPCSEIYVDQGAKYFHTSEDYFGGEGDRFLEIWNLVFMQFEQKDGVRTPLPKPSIDTGMGLERVIALLEKKINNFDTSLFAPLMQCIEKLTGLTYYHDDALLDNAMNFDSARLNELRKQIASFRVIADHARSVAFLLAQGVNFDKEGRGYVLRRILRRAVRHGYLLGLKKPFLFEVLDSVCESMGGHYGFLLERKEVIKEQCRNEEERFFETIESGMELFNSALSSLRALQEQSEAIHKDSKQNPNVQHNDVSLKDKPLLFSGEVAFKLYDTYGFPLDLTQDMLRDKNIEVDLVVFEKNMDAQKSRSKASWKGSGDVLKEGDFKELLSAFGENEFIGYDLKQAQQEQSKILALLNGDFKIIEKLGQNEQGWVMLDKTPFYPESGGPVGDKGLLFEAIHKTDSKPLAKVLDTQKYFGLNLSRIEALQNLSVGDKIQAEVDSARFEIMKHHSATHLLHYALRKILGTHIAQAGSLVESNRLRFDFSHPKALSSAELEQIEELVNAQIIKASAQICETMEIEEAKAKGAMALFGEKYGDVVRVITFGDSIELCGGIHVENTAQIGSFYIVKESGVSSGVRRIEAVCGLAAYHYGKSALKEVEMARESLKAQNLQLGIDKLKAQVKELKEKRQKSAPSVHRLNAQNIGEVKLIIAQIENSAQGDIKELIDRAKNENDKVAILLISESSGKIALAAGIKGLDSKGAKLKAGAWVKEVAQILGGGGGGRDDFATAGGKDASKIQEALQKAREIAQNALS; this is encoded by the coding sequence ATGAATCCTCAAACCCTTGATGTGCGGGCTACGTATTTAGACTACTTCCACAAAAACGGGCATAAAATTTACCCCTCAATGCCACTTGTGCCTGATGATGCGAGCCTGCTTTTTACCAACGCTGGAATGGTGCAGTTTAAGGATATTTTCACAGGCAAGATTCCCACGCCAACGCCCCCAAGGGCGACAAGCTCGCAGCTTAGTATGCGCGCAGGTGGTAAGCATAATGACTTAGAAAATGTCGGCTACACTGCGCGCCACCACACACTTTTTGAAATGCTTGGCAACTTCAGCTTTGGTGATTATTTCAAAAAAGAGGCGATTGCTTTTGCGTGGGAATTTGTAACGCAGATTCTAGGCTTTGATAAAAGCGTGCTGTATGTAACCATTCATGAAAGCGATGATGAAGCCTTTGAGCTATGGAGCGCGCATATTGAGGCAAGCCGCATAAAAAGAATGGGCGATAAAGACAATTTTTGGCAAATGGGAGATAGCGGACCTTGCGGACCTTGTAGTGAAATTTATGTCGACCAAGGCGCAAAATATTTTCATACGAGCGAGGATTATTTCGGCGGGGAAGGCGATAGATTCTTAGAAATTTGGAATCTCGTGTTTATGCAGTTTGAGCAAAAAGACGGCGTGAGAACCCCGCTGCCAAAGCCAAGCATTGACACAGGAATGGGCTTAGAACGCGTCATTGCACTTTTGGAAAAAAAGATAAATAACTTTGACACCTCGCTTTTTGCGCCCTTAATGCAGTGCATTGAAAAACTCACGGGGCTAACTTATTACCACGATGACGCGCTTTTGGATAATGCGATGAATTTTGATAGTGCGCGCTTAAATGAATTGCGCAAACAAATCGCTAGCTTTCGTGTGATAGCTGACCACGCCAGAAGTGTGGCATTTTTGCTCGCGCAAGGCGTGAATTTTGACAAAGAAGGGCGCGGCTATGTTTTGCGTAGAATCTTGCGGCGCGCGGTGCGGCATGGCTACTTGCTTGGGCTAAAAAAACCCTTTTTGTTTGAAGTGCTAGATTCTGTTTGTGAGTCTATGGGCGGGCATTATGGCTTTTTGCTTGAGCGCAAAGAGGTGATAAAGGAGCAGTGCAGGAATGAAGAGGAGAGGTTTTTTGAAACGATAGAATCGGGAATGGAATTATTTAATTCTGCCCTATCGTCATTGCGAGCTTTGCAAGAGCAAAGCGAAGCAATCCATAAAGATTCTAAACAAAATCCAAACGTACAACACAATGATGTATCGCTGAAAGACAAGCCCTTGTTATTTAGCGGTGAAGTGGCGTTTAAGTTATACGACACCTACGGCTTCCCACTTGATTTAACGCAAGATATGTTGCGCGATAAAAATATCGAGGTGGATTTAGTGGTATTTGAAAAAAACATGGACGCGCAAAAAAGCCGCTCAAAAGCAAGCTGGAAAGGTAGCGGGGACGTGCTCAAAGAGGGCGACTTTAAGGAACTTCTAAGTGCATTTGGTGAAAACGAATTTATAGGTTATGACTTAAAACAAGCACAGCAAGAGCAAAGTAAGATTCTCGCGTTGCTCAATGGTGATTTTAAAATAATTGAAAAATTAGGGCAAAACGAGCAGGGCTGGGTAATGCTTGATAAAACGCCTTTTTATCCAGAATCTGGCGGACCTGTGGGGGATAAAGGACTTTTATTTGAAGCAATCCACAAAACAGATTCTAAACCTTTAGCAAAAGTGCTTGACACACAAAAATACTTCGGGCTTAATCTCTCGCGCATAGAAGCTTTGCAGAACTTGAGTGTTGGTGATAAAATCCAAGCAGAAGTGGATAGCGCGCGATTTGAAATTATGAAGCATCACAGCGCGACGCATTTATTGCATTATGCCTTGCGTAAAATCTTAGGCACGCATATTGCCCAAGCAGGCAGCCTTGTGGAATCTAATCGCTTGCGCTTTGATTTTTCTCACCCCAAAGCCTTAAGCAGTGCGGAATTAGAACAAATAGAAGAGCTAGTCAATGCCCAAATCATAAAGGCAAGCGCGCAAATTTGTGAAACTATGGAGATAGAAGAGGCAAAAGCAAAGGGTGCTATGGCATTATTTGGCGAAAAATATGGCGATGTCGTGCGTGTAATCACTTTTGGAGATTCTATTGAGCTATGCGGTGGTATCCATGTAGAAAATACAGCGCAAATTGGCAGCTTTTATATCGTGAAAGAAAGCGGTGTAAGCAGTGGCGTTAGAAGGATTGAAGCCGTGTGCGGGCTAGCGGCATATCATTATGGCAAAAGCGCGCTAAAAGAAGTGGAAATGGCAAGAGAAAGCCTCAAAGCGCAGAATCTGCAACTTGGCATAGATAAATTAAAAGCACAAGTTAAAGAACTCAAAGAAAAGCGTCAAAAAAGCGCGCCAAGTGTACATAGGCTAAACGCGCAAAACATCGGCGAAGTGAAATTAATCATCGCGCAAATTGAAAATAGCGCACAAGGCGATATAAAAGAGCTCATCGATAGGGCAAAAAATGAAAATGACAAGGTCGCAATTTTGCTTATTTCAGAATCAAGCGGGAAAATCGCGCTTGCAGCGGGCATAAAAGGGCTAGATTCTAAAGGCGCGAAACTCAAAGCAGGCGCGTGGGTGAAAGAAGTCGCGCAAATTTTAGGCGGTGGCGGTGGCGGGCGCGATGACTTTGCCACAGCCGGCGGGAAAGATGCAAGCAAGATACAAGAAGCCTTGCAAAAAGCGCGAGAAATCGCACAAAACGCGCTAAGTTAA